A single region of the Silene latifolia isolate original U9 population chromosome 8, ASM4854445v1, whole genome shotgun sequence genome encodes:
- the LOC141595185 gene encoding uncharacterized protein LOC141595185 produces MNQDFPMMIEFLDESAKEQTVRLEYEWLPITCGKCNGIGHSLEQCRGQKQQQPCPKQVWKPAVSRPIARKHAAKVSPSVVTPIPPPGWSKPTIPTPARVFTRFSRQGPDLPSSSSAMPGLTFMDSLNAALQRPIRKMDGRRGLNSLTKQKDIKWFLHQNNVGLFSLLETRTIFSEVTDNVRGFKFKLTVVYDFNKLAERKDLWKSIIKYAHWGTGPWMIYGYFNNVMYPDERIGTDISWAEIRQFHDTCNSSNLHTIKTMGAFFTWNNKHKVGIRVFSRIDRVLHNDDWLIEYPDSVAHFLPEGLYDHSPCIISMREQYLSSPKGFRYFNMWEGFQNIEHTFKVAEKALFCIQEELNRNPTDVILNDNEKVASQEVQNLLKAKQMFLSQKANLQCVLEGEDNSAYFHSVIKKRRWLRRSRILWCLLGKAAGPDGFSGQFFKDARGTVVDSVIAAVKDFFESGKLLKQVNHTILTLIPKVELPFNVSQFRPIACCNVVYKCITKVLCNRLSLVLPDLVSENQSAFVKNRDNVENILVCQDLVKLYKRKSCSPRILMKIDLQKAYDSIEWSFVRGMMEAMDFPEMFTSRVMECVYTPTFSISLNGGTFGFFKGRRGLRQGEPMSPLLFTLCMDYLSRIICVAQEIQSYKYHSLCKKSKLSHMCFAYDLLLVCHGNLTSVDILINSFEVFSKASGLKMNVWKSNVYVNGVDSALQAKIIARTVLVERVVSRIRAMGARKLSYGGRLTLVQSVLTHLHNYWASIFILPKGVLKMGILGCRMTKLRYNGELWFGLDMVLFAAGFRLVGDQYSLAINDTVVD; encoded by the exons ATGAACCAAGACTTCCCAATGATGATTGAGTTTCTGGATGAATCTGCTAAGGAACAGACCGTGAGATTAGAATATGAATGGCTTCCCATTACCTGTGGTAAGTGCAATGGCATTGGTCACTCTTTAGAGCAGTGTAGGGGGCAGAAGCAGCAGCAGCCATGTCCTAAGCAGGTTTGGAAACCTGCGGTATCCAGGCCGATTGCCAGGAAACATGCTGCTAAG GTGAGTCCATCTGTGGTTACTCCTATCCCCCCACCTGGTTGGTCAAAGCCAACCATTCCTACACCTGCTAGAGTTTTTACTAGATTCTCGAGGCAAGGGCCTGATTTACCCAGCTCCTCAAGTGCAATGCCTGGGCTGACTTTTATGGACTCTCTGAATGCTGCTTTACAGAGGCCCATAAGGAAGATGGATGGTAGGAG AGGGCTAAATAGTCTAACAAAACAGAAGGACATTAAATGGTTTCTTCACCAGAATAATGTTGGACTATTTAGTCTTCTAGAGACTAGG ACTATTTTCTCTGAGGTTACTGATAATGTGAGGGGGTTTAAGTTTAAATTGACTGTGGTGTATGATTTCAATAAGTTGGCTGAAAGGAAGGATCTGTGGAAATCTATTATTAAATATGCTCATTGGGGAACTGGTCCTTGGATGATTTATGGGTATTTTAATAATGTTATGTACCCTGATGAGAGGATTGGTACTGACATTAGTTGGGCTGAGATTAGGCAGTTCCATGATACTTGTAACAGCAGTAATTTGCATACTATAAAAACTATGGGGGCTTTCTTTACTTGGAACAATAAGCATAAAGTTGGGATAAGAGTGTTCAGTAGGATTGACAGAGTGTTGCACAATGATGATTGGTTGATTGAGTACCCTGATAGCGTGGCCCATTTCTTGCCTGAGGGGTTGTATGATCATTCTCCTTGCATAATCAGCATGAGGGAACAATATTTAAGCAGTCCTAAGGGTTTtagatattttaatatgtg GGAGGGTTTTCAGAACATTGAACATACTTTCAAAGTAGCTGAGAAAGCTCTCTTTTGTATCCAAGAGGAGCTCAACAGGAACCCTACTGATGTTATTTTGAATGATAATGAAAAGGTGGCTAGTCAGGAGGTTCAAAATTTGTTAAAAGCAAAACAAATGTTTTTAAGTCAAAAAGCTAATCTTCAGTGCGTGCTAGAAGGTGAAGATAATTCAGCTTACTTTCACTCTGTGATTAAAAAGAGAAG GTGGTTGAGAAGGTCTAGGATTCTATGGTGTCTGTTG GGGAAAGCTGCTGGTCCTGATGGCTTCTCGGGCCAGTTTTTCAAGGATGCCCGGGGAACAGTTGTGGATTCAGTCATTGCAGCTGTGAAAGATTTTTTTGAATCTGGAAAGCTTTTAAAGCAGGTGAACCATACCATCCTTACTTTGATTCCTAAAGTTGAACTGCCATTTAATGTATCTCAATTTAGACCTATTGCGTGTTGCAATGTGGTTTACAAGTGTATTACAAAGGTGTTGTGTAATAGATTAAGTCTGGTCTTACCTGATTTGGTGAGTGAAAATCAAAGTGCTTTTGTGAAGAATAGGGATAATGTGGAGAACATCCTTGTGTGTCAAGACCTAGTTAAGTTGTATAAAAGGAAGAGCTGCTCTCCAAGAATCTTGATGAAGATTGATCTGCAAAAGGCCTATGATTCTATTGAATGGTCTTTTGTTAGGGGTATGATGGAGGCTATGGATTTCCCTGAAATGTTTACAAGCAGAGTGATGGAATGTGTGTACACTCCCACTTTCTCTATCTCTCTTAATGGGGGGACTTTTGGTTTTTTTAAGGGTAGGAGAGGGTTAAGGCAAGGGGAACCCATGTCCCCTCTCCTTTTCACTTTATGCATGGATTATCTTAGCAGGATTATTTGTGTGGCTCAGGAGATTCAGAGTTACAAGTATCATTCCTTATGTAAAAAATCCAAGCTCTCACACATGTGTTTTGCATATGATCTTTTACTGGTCTGTCATGGCAATTTAACCTCTGTGGATATTTTAATTAATAGCTTTGAAGTGTTTTCAAAAGCTTCTGGGCTAAAAATGAATGTTTGGAAATCAAATGTTTATGTAAATGGAGTTGACTCTGCTCTACAGGCTAAGATCATTGCAAGGACTG TATTGGTGGAGAGAGTGGTGAGCAGGATAAGGGCTATGGGTGCAAGGAAATTATCTTATGGTGGGAGGTTGACTTTGGTGCAGTCTGTTCTTACTCACCTTCACAATTATTGGGCTAGTATTTTTATTTTGCCTAAAGGGGTTCTCAA GATGGGTATTCTTGGCTGTAGAATGACCAAGTTAAGGTACAATGGAGAGCTTTGGTTTGGACTAGATATG GTGTTGTTTGCAGCTGGTTTCAGACTGGTTGGGGATCAATATTCCTTGGCAATTAATGATACAGTGGTGGACTAA